The nucleotide window ACTGCCCGCTGGCGGAAGTCGCACCCCGACGCAATGCGGGCCGCGCGCTTTGATCGTATCGCGTTCGACCGGTTGCTGAGCAGGCCGGGTGTCGCAGGGATCCGCATCTACCTCGCGATGCAGTCTGGTGGTGAATGGACGTACGTGATGGTGGCGACAGACGGGAATGGCAAGGACATCCTCGGGGACGTTGGCGACGTGACAGGGACCGCGGGGACCGGGGTCGAGGAGCAGGCCTACCCATGCCCACCCTACTGTGACTGCTCAAGCCCCCTGAACGGGGACTGCCCGCCCGACGAATGACTGTACCAATGTGGTTCACGATGCTGGCGCTCTGCTATCTGGCGATGCAGGTAGCCGGGCTCGTCGTGGGCCTTGTGCGATGGCATCATCTCGGCTTGCCGGAACGCTTTGCGGCACTCTGGTTCGGGGTCGCCGCGATTGCGGGGATTGTCGAACATGTTCTCCGAACGACGCAGCACAACAGTCAACTTGCCGCCCATTTGTGGTTTGCTCCGAGTGGCGTGCTCGCGCTCTGGATTGCGGCCGGGGTCGTCACCGGACGGCGCGCCAGGGCGCTATGGCGAGCGGCCGCGCTCGCCTACCTCGGGGTTATCGCTATGGTCCTGGCAATCACTGAGACCCCGGCGGAGTATTCTCCGTACGCTGGTGCGATTCATGGGATGGTGCTGGTCGGGGTCGGTGCACACTCAATCGTCTATCGCGCTGGGCACGCAGGCGTGTCTCTATGGCGTGACGCCTCCTTCCTGATTGGTGCCGGGCTGCTCCTCATCGGGGGGCCGACAACGTTCCTTGCACTGGTTTCACGGACTCTGGGCAGCACAGACGGGGCGACAGTGCGCGTTCTATACGCAATGCGGTTGTGCCTCGCTGTAGGGGGCCAGGGTTTCATCCTCCGTGGGCTCTTGCCAATGCCTCGACGAGGACGGGAGCACACCCAATGATCTTGGTTGTCACACTCACCCTCGTTGGCACAATTCTGCTTGCGACGATTATTGGAACGGCCGTGGTGCAGCAGTCACGACTGTTGAGGCTTCGGCAGTCCCTATCCGGACGGCTGATTGAGGCACAAGACAGGGAGCGCGCAGCCCTCGCTCGCGAACTGCACGATGACATGGTTGGTCGGCTGGATGCCGTCAGCCGAGGATTACGCGCACTTTCGAACGGAGATGCGAACGACTACGGAGATGAGCTTGCCGAGCTCGCGGATGAACTTCGCGATGTCGCACGGCAGCTTCACCCTTCCCTGGTTGATCTCCGCGGACTTGAGGTTGCGCTGCAGGTGCTGGGTGACGAGATGGCGTCACGTGCCGGCATCGCGATCACCGTGCACGTGCGCGGCGAGTCCCATCTAGTGCCGAAGCAGGCGCAGCTGGGACTGTTCCGTATCGCGCAGGAAGCACTCCGGAATGCGATCAAGCATTCGAAGGCCGGCGAAGTCGAGATCTGCCTCACTTGCACGACTGACCTGGTGGAGCTGGTGATCACCGATGAGGGGGTCGGCTTCGTGGCCGAGGAGGGACGAAAGGGCGCCGGCCTTGGTCTCTTGTCGATGGCGGAGCGGGCTCGTTTGCTTGGGGGGCGGTTCCAGGTTGACTCAACGCCAGATTCAGGCACCAGGGTGGGGGTGCTCATTTCTTTGGCCGGGAAGCCATAATGCTCGATGTGGAGAAGCCACTCCCGGGGAAACCAAAGGTCATCATCGTCGATGATCACGTGGGCGTGGCGGAATCTCTCGCTACCGCGTTGCGGGACCAGACGCGCGAAATCAGTACCGTCTCCAGTCTGCCGGTGCTGCGCGCCGCCCTGCGGCGAGCTGGCGCGAAGGGAGGTCCTGTGGACATCGTCTTTCTCGATCTGGCAGTCGGGTCGGACAATGCGCTCGAGTGGTTGCCGGACCTCGTGGAGGACTATCCGGAGGTCCGTTTCATCGTCCTGACGGGATACTCCGAGTTCGCTTTGATGGAGGCGAGCCTGAGCGCGGGTGCGCGTGGCTTCCTCGTGAAGTCAGCCTCAATTGCCGAGATTCAGACTGCCATGGCAACCGTCGCGTCCGGAAAGACCTACCGCAGTCCAGGTGTGCATCGGATCGCGCCCTCAAGAGCCCCAGCATCTCCCACGCGACTCCCCGGTGCCGACCGGTTGGTCCGTCCCACCAACCGACAGCGAGAGATCCTGCTGCTCCTCCGAGATGGCGCGACCATGGCGGCTGCTGCTGAAGCACTGGACCTGCATGAACGAACTATCGAGTACCACCTCCGGACCCTCCGGCAAAAGCTCGGCGGTGTGACACTGCTCGCCTTGATGCGCTGGTTTGAGGACTATCTGAATGCGGAGGCAGGGTAATTCTCGCCTAGGGAATTCCGTAGTGCGGTTGGCTGGGGAGCGGTCCGAGACTGCATACATCCCGCCAACTCGGAGCATCGCGTGATTCCAAAGTGCCTGATCACCTTGCGCGGACCCCACCTGCTGGCCCTCATCACCGCCCTGCTCCCAGCGACCGCCGCGGCCCAGCAGCGCACCCAGCTTCGCACGCCCGCCTGGGTTGAAGTCACCCCCAAAGGCACCGACACCCTGACCCTGTCGTCTGGCGGTGGCCGCTTGGCCAACTTCACAGTCTCCAGTACCTACCCTGGGACCACGACCTACAGCCTCGAGTGCACCACGTCGGGGATGCTCGATGCGTGCAGCATCGACGAGCCGTCGATCACGTTGAGCCAGTATGAGTCGGGCGTGGTCTCCGTGTCCATCACCGCCTCGGTGGGGAGCGGTATTGGCACGGTGACGCTCACGGCGTCTGGCGTTGCAACCGATTACGGCTGGATTCCAGTGCACGTCCTCCAAGTCACGGCCCCAACGGTCTCCCAACCTCGCCAGGCAGACTCTCTCGCCGACTATGGGCGCTGCCTGACGGCCACGTCAGGAATCGGTGCCTGGTCGTGTGGGCATCAGGTGCTCTCCCTTGGCACGCCAGGTCTGACGACCCTGGAGCGCAGTCGCTCCATGACCTTGGTGTACAACAGCGCGACGGCGAGTCCCAGACCAATCGTCTCGGCCAACGTCGTGGTCGGCGGCGGGAGTCCCAGTTTGGACCGCGTCCGCGCCGTCCTCAAGGTGATGGACACCGTTCGGACCACGGTGACCTATGCCGGATGGACGGGGGCGAGCAAACAAATCAGCCTCGGTTGGTCGAGTGGAAGTCGCCCGACGGGTATCTACCCCTACGAGCTCGCCGTCTGGGCAGTGGCAGGGAGTGACTCCGCGGCGACCACGGTGTCCGGCAACCTCTTCGTCGTCAACCGGGCCAATGGGCCGATGGGGACCGGGTGGGAGTGGCTCGGCGTCGAGCGCCTGGTCTTCAGTCAGCCGGCGGGCACCAATCACCTGATGTGGGTGGGTGGCGACGGGTCGGCGGCCCTCTACCGGCAAGTCACCTCGACCCGGTGGGTGGCCCCGCCGGCGGAGTATCGAGACACGATCGTCTACGCGAGCGGGGAATACACGCGTACGCTCCGTCATGGGATCCAGGTCGTCTATGACGCGACCGGCCGGCACGTGCGCACGATCAACCGCGCCAATCAGGTGACGACCTTCTATTGGGCGAGCGCGACCCGGCTCGACAGCGTCAGAGTCCCGCCGGCCGGGAGCGGCGGCCGCACCATCCGCCTCGCGTGGTCCGGCAGCATCCTCGACAGTGTCATCGTGTCCGCCGGCAAGGGGGTCAATGCCACCATCGACGGGTCGGGAAATCTGATCCACTGGGGATGGCCCGACGGGACCTACCAGCAGTTTGTCTGGGACGGGAGCAACCGCCCCTCAACGACTGAGGACGATCGGGGTGGGATCTCCCGGTACGTGTATGGGTCGCATGGTCTCGTCGAGGAGGCGCGCCTCTACTACACCAAGCAGGGGGGTGGGGCGGACAGTGCGGTGACGAAGTTCACGCCCTGGCAGGCGGCGGGCTACTCCGGTAACGGGGGCAGCGGGATTAGCGCCGGCGACACAGCGCAAGCGGTGACGACGGTCTTCGGGCCGCGGGTCGGGATCGCGGACGACGCCGTCTTTCATGTGACCAAGTGGGGGAGCCCGAGCGAGAGCCGGGATGCCCTCGGCATGGCGACGCGGTACGGCCGAGATGACGGCGTGGTACCAGCTCTCGTCACGAGCATCCAGTATCCGAACAGTCGGCGCGCCATCATGACCTACAATGCGCGCGGGAACCTCCTCACGCTGACCGACAGCACGTGGGGGAGCCGTGCCTTCCCGACGCTCCGGAGTAGCTGGGCGTATGCTGATGGCAACGCGCCCGACTCCCCGTCGAAGATGAAGGGGCCTGCCGGCGATTCGACAATGTACAGCTATACCTCCCTCGGGCTCACCAGCACGATCACTGATCCGCGTGGGCACGTCACGTCCTTTGCTTACGCGGCCACCGATGACTCGGTTCGGGGGCAGGTCCGGACGATCGCCGAGCGCGCGGTCGGGATCTGGAAGGAGTCGATCGCGGGCGAAATCGTCGACTCGCTGACGACAATCCTCGGCTACGACGCCAGCGGCAACATCCGACGGATCGAGTCGCCCAGCGGGGCGATCTCCCGTCAGGCGCGCGACAGCGACGGGCGGATTACGAGCGATACGTCCGCCTTGGGGCAGGTCAGGAGCTTTCTCTGGGATGCCATGGATCGGCAGACGCACCTGATTCGGCCCCATGCCGCCGGGGCGACGGCCTGGACGTGCCATACCGGGGAGTTCATCTGCGCCGACCTCACCGTCGATGCCTTGAATCCGCCGAACAGTGTGGACACCACGATCGCCACCTACACCAATGGGTTGTTGACCAAACTGCGGGACCCTCGGGGTGTCGAGAAGAACTACCGATACGACCTGCGTCGACTGATGGTGGCCGATCTGGACGAAGCGGGTGCGAAGGATTCCGCTCGATACGACCCGGCA belongs to Gemmatimonadota bacterium and includes:
- a CDS encoding response regulator transcription factor, which produces MLDVEKPLPGKPKVIIVDDHVGVAESLATALRDQTREISTVSSLPVLRAALRRAGAKGGPVDIVFLDLAVGSDNALEWLPDLVEDYPEVRFIVLTGYSEFALMEASLSAGARGFLVKSASIAEIQTAMATVASGKTYRSPGVHRIAPSRAPASPTRLPGADRLVRPTNRQREILLLLRDGATMAAAAEALDLHERTIEYHLRTLRQKLGGVTLLALMRWFEDYLNAEAG
- a CDS encoding RHS repeat-associated core domain-containing protein, with amino-acid sequence MIPKCLITLRGPHLLALITALLPATAAAQQRTQLRTPAWVEVTPKGTDTLTLSSGGGRLANFTVSSTYPGTTTYSLECTTSGMLDACSIDEPSITLSQYESGVVSVSITASVGSGIGTVTLTASGVATDYGWIPVHVLQVTAPTVSQPRQADSLADYGRCLTATSGIGAWSCGHQVLSLGTPGLTTLERSRSMTLVYNSATASPRPIVSANVVVGGGSPSLDRVRAVLKVMDTVRTTVTYAGWTGASKQISLGWSSGSRPTGIYPYELAVWAVAGSDSAATTVSGNLFVVNRANGPMGTGWEWLGVERLVFSQPAGTNHLMWVGGDGSAALYRQVTSTRWVAPPAEYRDTIVYASGEYTRTLRHGIQVVYDATGRHVRTINRANQVTTFYWASATRLDSVRVPPAGSGGRTIRLAWSGSILDSVIVSAGKGVNATIDGSGNLIHWGWPDGTYQQFVWDGSNRPSTTEDDRGGISRYVYGSHGLVEEARLYYTKQGGGADSAVTKFTPWQAAGYSGNGGSGISAGDTAQAVTTVFGPRVGIADDAVFHVTKWGSPSESRDALGMATRYGRDDGVVPALVTSIQYPNSRRAIMTYNARGNLLTLTDSTWGSRAFPTLRSSWAYADGNAPDSPSKMKGPAGDSTMYSYTSLGLTSTITDPRGHVTSFAYAATDDSVRGQVRTIAERAVGIWKESIAGEIVDSLTTILGYDASGNIRRIESPSGAISRQARDSDGRITSDTSALGQVRSFLWDAMDRQTHLIRPHAAGATAWTCHTGEFICADLTVDALNPPNSVDTTIATYTNGLLTKLRDPRGVEKNYRYDLRRLMVADLDEAGAKDSARYDPAGLVVGHRNRIDSLVTMAYDILDRDSVVLVPKRVQTLNSLIGTALADTIRTTYDSISNMLTSVSRIGTVQRTYFENGALKSERMIPGSPPGMLADSMRFTYDSVGRLQRIAWQNGDSLMYWMRRTGDLDSMRVWWVTDGSQRSEIWKFTWDSLGRRRSIIYPYASMTATWHYDRAGTVRRVLSDNASGVVTNRFKATFAQDSVDVTGRVIGQYTYCDTNYDPGVTAGMTCQGWLPDRSSNRFNRLGAMVIQRQDVTTDTLWYDQSGNRTAAKNNTLIQQYTIGSASNRLVSQKDSLRGAIYATSRDYVYAADGGMWERHSVTPSGPDVRQQWQYDNLGRLVGRGEISNLGARDTSWNTCRWDGTGRSAQPCNGFQSTFVGPNVVRTSNGWFFVQAPGIDEPLLLIFRNPNTWQLQKRLQAVTDGAGQLIAIADSAGEIDASYAGSGYGQSSWRGAGVMTRGQTFSPRRWETDAQWGQLQQFRNRAYDPGTGRWLQEDPIGVAGGINLYEYNGNNPATWRDPFGLDPCLMARARKLGYLACALVEFAGQALENRGVQVPSGIAPEVLGTSKDALSPVLRGAKWVSGIQNTGGPAPKSIEKIAEMIGPSAAGTGIGGKALRFVGPAAIIVGAIEFLVPPTQRAYRGITCIVESCVNSPLAPRIPGPTIGPRP